From the Desulfonatronum thiosulfatophilum genome, one window contains:
- a CDS encoding P-II family nitrogen regulator encodes MKKIEIITRPHKLEEVKSALTGLGIKGMTITEVRGFGRQHGHKEVYRGAEYQVEFTAKIKIEVVVDDSMTNDVIQIVQETAKTGKIGDGKIFVLPVEDVIRIRTGETGIEAI; translated from the coding sequence ATGAAAAAGATCGAGATCATCACCAGGCCTCACAAGCTGGAAGAAGTGAAGTCGGCTCTCACCGGCTTGGGCATCAAGGGCATGACCATCACCGAAGTCAGGGGATTCGGCCGCCAGCACGGCCACAAGGAAGTCTACCGCGGAGCTGAGTACCAAGTGGAATTCACCGCCAAGATCAAGATCGAGGTGGTGGTGGACGACTCCATGACCAATGATGTTATTCAGATTGTTCAGGAAACGGCGAAGACCGGTAAAATCGGAGACGGCAAGATCTTTGTCCTCCCCGTGGAGGACGTGATCCGCATCCGCACTGGGGAAACGGGCATTGAGGCGATTTAG
- a CDS encoding aminotransferase class I/II-fold pyridoxal phosphate-dependent enzyme — protein MELRDLLALEPDAGERFLSLWLGYTESLGNPELRQVIAAMYERVAADQVLVHAGAEEAIFNFMNVALRSGDHVIVHAPYYQSLGEVARSIGAEVSEWRGDPAQAWELDLEVFKAALTPRTKAAVINFPHNPTGFLPRIEFVRALSELSEQHGFIIFSDEVYRGLELDPSHRLPAFADLNHRAVSLGVMSKTYGLAGLRIGWIATRNELLFNEMAAFKDYTTICNSAPSEFLAALALRNAKSIVERNLGIIRKNLDHLDAFFAHRPDLFTWNRPKAGSLAFPALLKGDVERFCADLVEKAGILLLPGTLYGSGTNCFRIGFGRKNVPHVLQRFDEYLKKVPST, from the coding sequence ATGGAACTGCGGGATTTGCTGGCGCTGGAACCCGATGCTGGCGAGCGGTTCCTCTCGCTTTGGCTGGGCTACACGGAATCCCTCGGAAATCCAGAGCTGCGGCAAGTGATTGCCGCGATGTATGAGCGGGTCGCGGCCGACCAGGTGCTGGTGCACGCCGGGGCGGAAGAGGCGATCTTCAATTTCATGAACGTGGCTCTTCGTTCCGGCGACCATGTCATCGTGCACGCTCCCTATTACCAGTCCCTGGGCGAAGTGGCTCGCAGCATCGGCGCCGAGGTGTCGGAATGGCGGGGTGATCCGGCGCAGGCTTGGGAACTCGACCTTGAAGTATTCAAGGCTGCTCTTACACCGCGCACCAAGGCGGCAGTGATCAATTTCCCTCACAACCCCACCGGATTTCTGCCACGAATTGAGTTTGTCCGCGCACTCTCGGAACTTTCTGAACAGCACGGATTCATCATCTTTTCTGATGAAGTCTACCGGGGGCTGGAACTCGATCCGTCCCATCGCCTGCCGGCTTTTGCGGATTTGAACCACCGCGCCGTCTCTCTGGGAGTCATGTCCAAGACTTATGGACTTGCCGGGCTCAGGATTGGCTGGATCGCCACGCGCAACGAGCTTCTGTTTAACGAAATGGCTGCATTCAAGGATTACACGACCATCTGCAACAGCGCCCCAAGCGAGTTTCTGGCGGCCCTTGCATTGCGGAACGCCAAGTCGATTGTTGAACGGAACCTCGGGATAATCCGCAAGAACCTCGACCATCTGGATGCGTTTTTCGCACACCGTCCGGATCTGTTCACCTGGAATCGCCCGAAAGCGGGGTCGCTCGCCTTCCCCGCGCTGCTGAAGGGAGATGTCGAGAGGTTCTGCGCTGATCTGGTCGAGAAGGCAGGAATTCTGCTGCTGCCGGGAACGCTCTACGGCTCAGGAACAAATTGTTTCCGCATTGGTTTCGGACGCAAAAATGTTCCGCACGTTCTCCAGAGATTTGATGAGTATCTGAAGAAAGTGCCGAGCACCTAA
- a CDS encoding D-alanyl-D-alanine carboxypeptidase family protein, which yields MRLQRTLIFFLLFLLFAASAQARLLVDPPSGLTARNFFLMDADSGATLAGKDADERVEPASLTKIMTAYLVFRQLQNGNLAMDELVHVSEQAWRTGMTGASRMYIDVGSLVTVEDLIRGMIVQSGNDACVALAERIAGTEAAFVDLMNAQALELGLTNTQFQNSHGLPSTQEQYTTARDIVTLARKLIINFPEYYSFYSEREFTFNNIRQYNRNLLLGRDPSVDGVKTGWTSAAGYNLVTSAKRDDMRLVAVVMGIDAPNTRQGGLARADQSQALLNWGFRQFETVLVRSSGQTIVDPRIWFGSETRLPVGVATDFFASIPRGSQDNLRLEMVVSEHIQAPVNIGDTVGELQLFLGDEPVATHPLVAMRTIDEGNIFRHLTDRVLRMFH from the coding sequence ATGCGATTACAACGAACATTGATTTTCTTTCTGCTGTTTCTTTTGTTTGCGGCATCGGCCCAGGCTCGCCTGCTGGTCGATCCGCCTTCCGGTCTCACCGCCCGCAACTTTTTTCTGATGGACGCCGACAGCGGCGCGACCTTGGCTGGTAAAGACGCCGATGAACGGGTCGAACCGGCCAGTTTGACAAAAATCATGACTGCTTATCTCGTCTTCCGCCAATTGCAAAACGGGAATCTGGCCATGGATGAACTCGTCCACGTCAGCGAGCAGGCTTGGCGCACGGGAATGACCGGAGCTTCCCGGATGTACATCGACGTGGGCAGTTTGGTTACAGTGGAAGATCTGATCCGGGGCATGATCGTCCAGTCCGGCAACGATGCGTGCGTTGCCCTGGCCGAACGAATTGCCGGAACCGAAGCGGCTTTTGTCGACCTGATGAACGCGCAGGCGCTGGAGTTGGGTCTGACCAACACCCAGTTCCAGAACAGCCACGGCCTGCCCAGTACACAGGAGCAATACACAACAGCCAGGGACATCGTCACCCTGGCCAGGAAACTGATCATTAACTTTCCAGAATATTACAGCTTCTACTCCGAGCGTGAATTCACCTTCAACAATATCAGGCAATACAATCGCAATCTCCTTCTTGGACGTGACCCATCGGTGGACGGCGTCAAAACCGGGTGGACATCGGCCGCCGGATACAATCTGGTGACTTCCGCCAAGCGCGACGACATGCGCCTTGTCGCCGTGGTTATGGGCATTGACGCACCCAACACCCGCCAGGGCGGCCTGGCCCGTGCCGATCAATCCCAGGCTCTCCTGAACTGGGGGTTCCGCCAGTTTGAAACCGTACTTGTCCGAAGTTCCGGCCAGACGATTGTTGACCCCCGGATCTGGTTTGGTTCAGAAACGCGATTGCCCGTAGGCGTCGCCACGGACTTCTTCGCATCCATCCCCAGGGGCAGCCAGGATAACCTTCGCCTTGAAATGGTTGTATCGGAACATATTCAAGCTCCGGTCAATATTGGCGACACGGTGGGAGAACTGCAGCTTTTCCTCGGCGATGAACCCGTCGCCACTCACCCGCTCGTCGCGATGCGCACCATTGATGAAGGCAACATCTTTCGACATCTGACCGATAGAGTGTTGCGCATGTTCCACTGA
- a CDS encoding FeoA family protein — protein MFQRFRKQKRKFGAGCSDCSSETQGVRGSDQILTQVGNGCRCRIRRHRAVGAIRQRLLDLGFVPNAEVEMIRCATLGDPLEMRVGDYYVTLRKREADLIDVKTA, from the coding sequence ATGTTTCAGAGATTTCGTAAACAGAAGCGCAAATTTGGTGCGGGTTGTTCGGATTGCTCGTCCGAAACGCAAGGCGTCAGGGGAAGCGATCAAATCCTGACGCAGGTTGGCAATGGATGCCGCTGCCGAATTCGTCGACATCGAGCTGTTGGGGCCATCCGCCAGCGGCTGCTTGATCTCGGTTTTGTACCCAATGCGGAAGTTGAAATGATCCGGTGCGCCACTCTGGGTGATCCACTGGAAATGCGCGTGGGCGACTACTACGTCACATTGCGCAAGCGCGAAGCGGATCTGATCGACGTAAAAACCGCTTAA